One Sphaerisporangium krabiense DNA segment encodes these proteins:
- a CDS encoding ABC transporter substrate-binding protein — MNHKARRGGKLAAAMTMAAALGVTAACSSGGTAAEGTSSAAPAEKITLTLQTFGGGTNFGYKAAVEKWNAEHPGVQVKYTNLTDSFENVYWPQMLQWLQSGTGAGDVVGIDEGGMGLAKARPQFFTDLGQYGLDSRKADFPAWKWENGLTADGRLFALGTDVGGMSICYRTDLFEKAGLPTGRDEVSKLWSGGWDAFIKAGQDFQAKVKDTKFVDSVNTIYNVVLSQEAAKNGNVTYFDRDQKLIAGTNPAVKTAFDLTQKISQAGLTAKLQNFTDPWNTGFVKSQFATLGCPGWMLGVVSGTAGDEFKGKWDVATVPGGGGNWGGSWLAVPKQSKHPKEAAELASYLTGPEAQLMAFKEGGNLPSTLAAQDDPALQSATNPYFNDAPLGKIFGPSIKSLQPTFLGERHAQVKREVEQVITGMDQGSVPYAEAWDKFVAAGEKAAR, encoded by the coding sequence ATGAACCACAAGGCGCGCCGCGGCGGGAAGCTCGCCGCCGCGATGACGATGGCCGCCGCGCTCGGCGTCACCGCCGCCTGCTCCTCCGGCGGCACCGCCGCCGAGGGCACCTCGTCGGCCGCGCCGGCGGAGAAGATCACGCTGACGCTGCAGACCTTCGGCGGCGGCACCAACTTCGGCTACAAGGCCGCCGTCGAGAAGTGGAACGCCGAGCACCCGGGCGTCCAGGTCAAGTACACCAACCTCACCGACAGCTTCGAGAACGTCTACTGGCCCCAGATGCTCCAGTGGCTCCAGTCGGGCACCGGCGCCGGCGACGTCGTGGGCATCGACGAGGGCGGCATGGGCCTGGCCAAGGCGCGCCCGCAGTTCTTCACCGACCTCGGCCAGTACGGGCTGGACTCCCGCAAGGCCGACTTCCCCGCCTGGAAGTGGGAGAACGGCCTCACCGCCGACGGCAGGCTCTTCGCCCTCGGCACCGACGTCGGCGGCATGAGCATCTGCTACCGCACCGACCTGTTCGAGAAGGCCGGGCTGCCCACCGGCCGCGACGAGGTCTCCAAGCTGTGGAGCGGCGGCTGGGACGCCTTCATCAAGGCCGGCCAGGACTTCCAGGCGAAGGTCAAGGACACCAAGTTCGTGGACAGCGTCAACACCATCTACAACGTGGTGCTGTCGCAGGAGGCCGCCAAGAACGGCAACGTCACCTACTTCGACCGCGACCAGAAGCTCATCGCCGGCACCAACCCGGCGGTGAAGACGGCCTTCGACCTCACCCAGAAGATCAGCCAGGCCGGGCTGACGGCCAAGCTGCAGAACTTCACCGACCCCTGGAACACCGGCTTCGTGAAGTCGCAGTTCGCCACCCTCGGCTGCCCCGGCTGGATGCTCGGCGTCGTCTCCGGCACCGCGGGCGACGAGTTCAAGGGCAAGTGGGACGTCGCCACCGTCCCGGGCGGCGGCGGCAACTGGGGCGGCTCCTGGCTCGCCGTGCCGAAGCAGTCCAAGCACCCCAAGGAGGCCGCCGAGCTGGCCAGTTACCTGACCGGTCCCGAGGCCCAGCTCATGGCGTTCAAGGAGGGCGGCAACCTGCCGAGCACGCTGGCCGCGCAGGACGACCCCGCGCTGCAGAGCGCGACCAACCCCTACTTCAACGACGCGCCGCTCGGCAAGATCTTCGGACCGTCCATCAAGTCGCTCCAGCCGACGTTCCTCGGTGAGCGGCACGCGCAGGTCAAGCGCGAGGTGGAGCAGGTCATCACCGGCATGGACCAGGGCTCGGTGCCGTACGCCGAGGCCTGGGACAAGTTCGTCGCCGCGGGTGAGAAGGCGGCGCGCTGA
- a CDS encoding CHAP domain-containing protein, translated as MFDNFDKFVHRLQDAPKNHLKAYALAGLVAAQLVTGAAFAANADTGPGGTGVAKVAGNEAAHLAEGLHAPSGARHVSAQQLLTLAESQVGISENAYGGGTKFHSWYMESPRARETVARDGGTIGAYANAPWCDMFVSWVGEQLGMQDTMGSDAYTVAHAKWFAQQGRYGETPRPGAVAFFAWNGTKSVDAIEHVGFVVKDNGDGTIKTIEGNTGNGKVEVRTRSTGSVAGYGYPNYAA; from the coding sequence ATGTTCGACAACTTCGACAAGTTCGTACATCGGCTTCAGGATGCCCCGAAGAACCACCTCAAGGCCTACGCGCTGGCCGGCCTGGTCGCCGCCCAGCTCGTGACGGGCGCCGCCTTCGCCGCCAACGCCGACACCGGGCCCGGGGGCACCGGCGTCGCCAAGGTCGCCGGCAACGAGGCCGCCCACCTGGCCGAGGGCCTCCACGCGCCCTCCGGGGCACGGCACGTCTCGGCGCAGCAGCTCCTGACGCTGGCCGAGAGCCAGGTCGGCATCAGCGAGAACGCCTACGGCGGCGGCACCAAGTTCCACAGCTGGTACATGGAGAGCCCGCGGGCCCGCGAGACCGTCGCCCGCGACGGCGGCACGATCGGCGCCTACGCCAACGCGCCCTGGTGCGACATGTTCGTCTCCTGGGTCGGCGAGCAGCTCGGCATGCAGGACACCATGGGCTCGGACGCCTACACCGTCGCGCACGCCAAGTGGTTCGCCCAGCAGGGCCGCTACGGCGAGACCCCGAGGCCCGGCGCGGTCGCGTTCTTCGCCTGGAACGGCACCAAGAGCGTCGACGCGATCGAGCACGTCGGCTTCGTCGTCAAGGACAACGGCGACGGCACCATCAAGACCATCGAGGGCAACACGGGCAACGGCAAGGTCGAGGTCCGCACCCGCTCGACCGGTTCGGTCGCCGGGTACGGCTACCCGAACTACGCCGCCTGA
- a CDS encoding DUF6716 putative glycosyltransferase — protein sequence MADSDSYLKWAAGLLDQLPEGWSSTLAVVRTPIVPSPAQIAAAVSGTRAAGGEPPAVVSARAVRRLAERLRPDAILVACTGPVVDVLVSDVLDDLSPRPVFVSGLPGISIPATEKAWMFRGGCDLFVVHSGHEVEEFGRIGKDLGAAGVTALARLPYLDGLLKAATPAHPVPLDAAPSLAASLAEDPVTPAGRRVVFATQAKVPKRREDRESVLLALNDLAAARPDLDVVVKLRALTTERQTHNERYHYESLWASLEAAGAVRPGAVRFAVGPMHEHLAEAAGFVTVSSTAALEAIAGEVPLLVLSDFGVSAEMINLVFEGSGCLGTLEDLARGGFRRPTAAWCDANYFHDRAASDWIARLDALVEQARTTGLPPVRPLLDGPAHAASRRRARLRVELPPNVLRAGYRASRRMRRYLKALR from the coding sequence GTGGCCGATTCCGATTCCTACCTCAAGTGGGCGGCGGGCCTGCTCGACCAGTTGCCGGAGGGGTGGTCCTCGACGCTCGCCGTCGTGCGCACCCCGATCGTCCCCTCGCCCGCCCAGATCGCGGCGGCCGTCAGCGGCACGCGCGCGGCCGGCGGCGAGCCTCCCGCGGTGGTCTCGGCGCGGGCCGTCCGGCGGCTCGCCGAGCGGCTCAGGCCCGATGCCATCCTCGTCGCCTGCACGGGTCCCGTCGTGGACGTCCTGGTCAGCGACGTGCTGGACGACCTCAGCCCGCGGCCGGTGTTCGTGTCCGGCCTGCCGGGCATCTCGATCCCCGCCACCGAGAAGGCGTGGATGTTCCGCGGCGGCTGCGACCTGTTCGTGGTCCACAGCGGGCACGAGGTCGAGGAGTTCGGCCGCATCGGCAAGGACCTCGGCGCGGCCGGCGTCACGGCCCTGGCCCGCCTGCCCTACCTCGACGGGCTCCTGAAGGCCGCCACCCCAGCCCACCCCGTTCCCCTGGACGCGGCGCCCTCCCTGGCCGCCTCCCTCGCCGAGGACCCGGTCACGCCGGCCGGGCGGCGGGTGGTGTTCGCGACGCAGGCCAAGGTGCCCAAGCGCCGCGAGGACCGCGAGAGCGTCCTGCTCGCCCTGAACGACCTGGCCGCCGCGCGCCCCGACCTGGACGTGGTGGTCAAGCTGCGCGCCCTCACCACCGAGCGCCAGACCCACAACGAGCGCTACCACTACGAGAGCCTGTGGGCGTCCCTGGAGGCCGCGGGCGCGGTGCGGCCGGGGGCGGTGCGGTTCGCCGTGGGGCCGATGCACGAGCACCTGGCCGAGGCGGCGGGCTTCGTCACGGTCAGCTCCACGGCCGCCCTGGAGGCCATCGCGGGCGAGGTCCCGCTGCTGGTGCTGTCCGACTTCGGGGTCAGCGCCGAGATGATCAACCTGGTGTTCGAGGGCAGCGGCTGCCTCGGCACCCTGGAGGACCTGGCGCGCGGCGGGTTCCGGCGGCCCACGGCGGCCTGGTGCGACGCCAACTACTTCCACGACCGCGCCGCGAGCGACTGGATCGCCCGCCTGGACGCCCTGGTGGAGCAGGCCCGCACCACCGGCCTGCCCCCGGTCAGGCCGCTCCTGGACGGCCCCGCCCACGCCGCCTCGCGCCGCCGCGCCCGGCTGCGCGTCGAACTGCCCCCGAACGTCCTGCGCGCGGGCTACCGCGCCAGCCGCCGCATGCGCCGCTACCTCAAGGCCCTCCGCTAG
- a CDS encoding hemerythrin domain-containing protein, with protein MSVDTQDMEIVHRAFRRESRLLMELVAAVAPGDTARAKVIAGHFRDYRLGLKNHHEGEDELLWPPLLSRVDLEADIVLRMEAQHARVAATLTRLDAAVPAWEAAAGADERDTLVAALADHRAVLLEHLDDEEATLLPLAAEHITEKEWASLGDHLVAHTPKLTLFTLFGLVLEDANPAERATLLSALPAPVRGIWHIIGRPRYARHISRVRAA; from the coding sequence ATGAGCGTCGACACCCAGGACATGGAGATCGTCCACCGCGCCTTCCGTCGCGAGTCGCGGCTGCTGATGGAGCTCGTCGCGGCGGTCGCCCCCGGTGACACCGCGCGCGCCAAGGTGATCGCCGGCCACTTCCGCGACTACCGGCTGGGACTGAAGAACCACCACGAGGGCGAGGACGAGCTGCTGTGGCCGCCGCTGCTGTCCCGGGTCGATCTGGAGGCCGACATCGTGCTGCGCATGGAGGCCCAGCACGCGCGCGTCGCGGCCACGCTGACCAGGCTGGACGCGGCGGTCCCCGCCTGGGAGGCCGCCGCGGGGGCGGACGAGCGCGACACGCTCGTGGCCGCCCTGGCCGACCACCGGGCCGTGCTCCTCGAACACCTCGACGACGAGGAGGCCACCCTCCTTCCACTCGCGGCCGAGCACATCACCGAGAAGGAATGGGCCTCCCTGGGCGACCACCTGGTGGCCCACACGCCCAAGCTCACCCTGTTCACCCTCTTCGGCCTCGTCCTGGAGGACGCGAACCCGGCCGAGCGCGCCACGCTCCTGTCCGCCCTTCCCGCTCCGGTACGCGGCATCTGGCACATCATCGGCCGCCCCCGCTACGCCCGCCACATCAGCCGCGTCCGCGCCGCCTGA
- a CDS encoding BTAD domain-containing putative transcriptional regulator gives MVLIRVLGSFGAESNGESVPLGGPRQRGVLALLVAARGQVVSVDRMIEDLWRGEPPSRALASLQAYVSNLRRLLEPGRPPRTPARLLVSASPGYALRLPPESVDAWRFEDLLDEARTLTDPRAARARLAEALRLWQGPAFAEVADEPWAAAETARLNELRLVARELHVAAGLRSGDPALVVPEAERLTRDEPLREEGWRLHALALWSSARRGDALAALRRARATFADELGLDPGPDLVALEEAILNQRLDVLRTAVPPPMAAKPPHARPAPARLHDAIPRRAASFVGREGELAALVSAAGEAAHDGARVALVTGEAGLGKSTLLEHLGARLERDGWLVAAGRCPEVDGAPPAWAWVEALRAVAAAVAPGEFAGDLAPLLSDSIPVDGDAAAGRFRLRRAVWGWLAAAATDRPVAVVLDDLHWADTTTLGLLGGGVGVRAPILVVAAYRQDESEHLTETLGALARTAPLRIALPGLDGAAVAALVRAESEADDATVAGIAERTGGNPFYVRESARLLNGEGALVALSEVPEGVRDVLRRRLARLPESGVSVLRLAAVAGRESSVDVLVRAADSDGDGVLDALDAGVIAGLLDEPAPGRVRFVHALVRDTLVADVSRLRAARMHARIAAALEGTGDVAALAHHYARAGSPKAAGYCVRAAELAEARYAHDVAAALLTDAVANSSEPDERVGLLGRLLRAQIRAGAVAAARDTRRQAVEYAESIGRDDLMIAAFTAWTEPTPWRARTYGTVDRPVVGRLGRLLKRTGLAPGVRSRLLIAYANELVGEDDPTAMAAAREALDLATDPRLRAAALLVLAGDPGREEYSRELVEIGVEHDLPVYRVTGLLSQAANAAAANDPATMRRVTEEALELARAYRMPEAIGAAEIALAALVLIEGRLADAERLYGEATERMERAGSVHAGFIGLARAAIWLNDGTLGDHLDDVRALHEAFGPMVADLLALALHAAGRGDEARRARTSPSPIRPDFFFTFLTTLRAMAVIALNDTGAAEECYAALLPHRDGPPAGATSLSLAVRPVAHTLGELALLLGRDDEAAAHFARAAAIADRWNAPHWAAEARSRTTTVPRVIVTGHRASGGP, from the coding sequence ATGGTCTTGATCCGGGTTCTGGGCTCTTTCGGTGCCGAAAGCAACGGCGAGTCCGTCCCCCTGGGCGGGCCGCGGCAGCGCGGCGTCCTGGCCCTCCTGGTCGCGGCGCGCGGACAGGTCGTGTCGGTCGACCGGATGATCGAGGACCTCTGGCGCGGTGAGCCGCCGTCCCGCGCGCTGGCCTCCCTGCAGGCGTACGTCTCCAACCTGCGCCGGCTGCTGGAGCCCGGCCGCCCGCCCCGGACCCCGGCCCGCCTCCTGGTGAGCGCCTCCCCCGGCTACGCGCTGCGGCTGCCGCCGGAGTCGGTGGACGCCTGGCGTTTCGAGGACCTGCTCGACGAGGCCCGCACGCTCACCGACCCTCGGGCCGCCCGCGCCCGGCTGGCCGAGGCGCTGCGCCTATGGCAGGGACCCGCGTTCGCCGAGGTCGCCGACGAGCCGTGGGCCGCCGCCGAGACCGCCCGCCTGAACGAGCTGCGCCTGGTCGCCCGCGAGCTCCACGTCGCGGCGGGCCTGCGGTCGGGCGACCCGGCCTTGGTGGTCCCCGAGGCCGAGCGCCTCACCCGCGACGAACCCCTGCGCGAAGAGGGCTGGCGCCTGCACGCCCTGGCGCTGTGGAGCAGCGCCCGCCGCGGCGACGCCCTGGCGGCGCTCCGCCGCGCCCGCGCCACCTTCGCCGACGAACTCGGCCTCGACCCCGGCCCCGACCTGGTCGCCCTGGAAGAGGCGATCCTCAACCAGCGCCTCGACGTCCTGCGCACGGCCGTCCCCCCACCCATGGCCGCCAAGCCTCCACACGCCAGGCCCGCACCGGCGCGCCTGCACGACGCGATCCCGCGTCGCGCCGCCTCTTTCGTGGGGCGGGAGGGCGAGCTCGCCGCGCTGGTCTCGGCCGCCGGGGAGGCCGCCCACGACGGGGCGCGCGTCGCCCTTGTCACCGGGGAGGCGGGGCTGGGCAAGTCGACGCTCTTGGAGCACCTCGGCGCGCGGTTGGAGCGCGACGGCTGGCTCGTCGCCGCCGGGCGTTGTCCCGAGGTCGACGGCGCGCCGCCCGCGTGGGCGTGGGTCGAGGCGCTGCGCGCCGTCGCCGCGGCCGTTGCTCCGGGGGAGTTCGCGGGGGACCTGGCGCCGCTGCTCTCCGACTCCATACCGGTGGACGGCGACGCCGCCGCCGGGCGGTTCCGGCTGCGCCGGGCCGTGTGGGGCTGGCTCGCGGCGGCCGCCACGGATCGGCCGGTCGCCGTCGTGCTGGACGACCTGCACTGGGCGGACACGACCACGCTGGGGCTGCTCGGCGGCGGCGTCGGCGTGCGGGCCCCGATCCTGGTCGTCGCGGCGTACCGCCAGGACGAGAGCGAGCACCTCACCGAGACGCTGGGCGCGCTCGCCCGCACCGCGCCGCTCCGGATCGCGCTGCCCGGGCTCGACGGCGCGGCGGTGGCCGCGCTCGTGCGGGCCGAGAGCGAGGCCGACGACGCGACGGTGGCGGGGATCGCCGAGCGCACCGGCGGCAACCCGTTCTACGTGCGGGAGAGCGCGCGGCTGCTGAACGGCGAGGGCGCGCTGGTCGCGCTCTCCGAGGTCCCCGAGGGCGTACGGGACGTGCTGCGGCGCCGGCTGGCACGGCTTCCCGAGAGCGGGGTGTCCGTCCTGCGGCTGGCGGCGGTGGCCGGCAGGGAGAGTTCGGTGGACGTGCTCGTGCGGGCCGCCGACTCCGACGGGGACGGCGTGCTGGACGCGCTGGACGCGGGCGTCATCGCCGGGTTGCTCGACGAGCCGGCGCCGGGGCGCGTCCGGTTCGTTCACGCGCTGGTCAGGGACACGCTGGTCGCCGACGTCAGCCGGTTGCGCGCCGCGAGGATGCACGCCAGGATCGCCGCCGCCCTGGAGGGCACCGGCGACGTCGCGGCGCTCGCCCATCACTACGCGCGGGCGGGATCGCCGAAGGCCGCCGGCTACTGCGTGCGGGCCGCCGAGCTGGCCGAGGCGCGCTACGCGCACGACGTGGCGGCCGCCCTCCTCACCGACGCGGTCGCCAACTCCAGCGAACCGGACGAGCGCGTCGGCCTGCTCGGGAGGCTGCTCCGGGCGCAGATCAGGGCCGGAGCCGTCGCCGCGGCCAGGGACACGCGCCGGCAGGCCGTGGAGTACGCCGAGTCGATCGGCCGCGACGACCTGATGATCGCCGCGTTCACCGCCTGGACCGAGCCCACTCCCTGGCGGGCGCGCACGTACGGCACGGTCGACCGTCCCGTCGTCGGCCGCCTCGGCCGCCTGCTCAAGCGGACCGGCCTCGCCCCCGGCGTGCGGTCCCGCCTCCTCATCGCGTACGCCAACGAGCTGGTGGGCGAGGACGATCCGACGGCCATGGCGGCGGCGCGGGAAGCCCTCGACCTCGCCACCGATCCCCGCCTCCGGGCCGCGGCGCTCCTGGTCCTCGCCGGCGACCCCGGGCGGGAGGAGTACTCCCGCGAGCTGGTGGAGATCGGCGTCGAGCACGACCTGCCCGTCTACCGCGTCACCGGGCTGCTCAGCCAGGCCGCCAACGCCGCCGCGGCCAACGACCCGGCGACGATGCGCCGCGTGACCGAGGAGGCGCTCGAGCTCGCCCGCGCCTACCGGATGCCGGAGGCGATCGGCGCCGCCGAGATCGCGCTGGCGGCCCTGGTGCTCATCGAGGGCCGGCTCGCCGACGCCGAGCGCCTCTACGGGGAGGCCACCGAACGCATGGAACGCGCCGGATCGGTGCACGCCGGCTTCATCGGCCTCGCGCGGGCGGCGATCTGGCTGAACGACGGCACGCTCGGCGACCACCTGGACGACGTGCGCGCTCTCCACGAGGCGTTCGGCCCGATGGTCGCCGACCTGCTCGCGCTCGCCCTCCACGCCGCCGGCCGCGGCGACGAGGCACGCCGGGCCCGCACGTCACCGAGCCCGATCCGGCCCGACTTCTTCTTCACCTTCCTGACCACCCTGCGCGCCATGGCCGTCATCGCCCTGAACGACACCGGCGCCGCCGAGGAGTGCTACGCGGCCCTGCTCCCCCATCGCGACGGTCCTCCGGCCGGCGCCACCAGCCTGTCGCTGGCCGTGCGCCCGGTCGCCCACACGCTCGGCGAGCTGGCGCTGCTGCTCGGCCGCGACGACGAGGCCGCCGCCCACTTCGCCAGGGCCGCCGCCATCGCCGACCGCTGGAACGCGCCCCACTGGGCCGCCGAGGCCCGGTCGCGAACGACCACGGTGCCGCGAGTGATCGTTACCGGTCACCGCGCTAGCGGAGGGCCTTGA
- a CDS encoding carbohydrate ABC transporter permease, whose translation MSVNTQTRRAGPAPPEPRPRAPRLTWSRFDVKAAPYLLISPYFLLFAVFGLFPLVFTLWVSLRDYGLAGGEATFTGLDNYAALLSDADFWNAVVNTVGIFALATVPQLLLALLLANALNKRLRGRLLLRLGVLVPLVTSVVAVAIVFTQLYGRDYGMVNWLLDVLGLDRHIDWQSARWSSWTAIATMVDWRWTGYNAIIYLAAMQTIPRQLYEAAAIDGASGRRQFWSITLPMIRPTVLFTVFVSTIGGLTLFAEPVMFAGNRMDGGTTGQFQTIAMYIVEQGFRNFDYGYAAAAAWLLFVLILLGVGLNYTLARRIGGSR comes from the coding sequence ATGAGCGTCAACACCCAAACCCGGCGGGCGGGCCCGGCGCCGCCCGAGCCCCGCCCGCGCGCCCCGCGCCTCACCTGGTCCAGGTTCGACGTCAAGGCCGCCCCCTACCTGCTGATCTCGCCGTACTTCCTGCTCTTCGCGGTCTTCGGCCTGTTCCCGCTGGTGTTCACGCTGTGGGTCTCGCTGCGGGACTACGGCCTGGCCGGCGGGGAGGCGACCTTCACCGGGCTGGACAACTACGCCGCGCTGCTGTCCGACGCCGACTTCTGGAACGCGGTGGTCAACACGGTCGGCATCTTCGCGCTCGCCACGGTCCCGCAGCTCCTGCTGGCGCTGCTGCTGGCCAACGCGCTCAACAAGCGGCTGCGCGGACGGCTGCTGCTGCGCCTCGGCGTGCTGGTGCCGCTGGTCACCTCGGTGGTGGCCGTGGCCATCGTCTTCACCCAGCTCTACGGCCGCGACTACGGCATGGTCAACTGGCTGCTCGACGTGCTCGGCCTGGACCGGCACATCGACTGGCAGAGCGCCCGGTGGTCGTCCTGGACGGCGATCGCCACCATGGTGGACTGGCGGTGGACCGGCTACAACGCGATCATCTACCTGGCCGCCATGCAGACCATCCCGCGCCAGCTCTACGAGGCGGCGGCGATCGACGGGGCCTCGGGCCGCCGGCAGTTCTGGAGCATCACGCTGCCGATGATCCGGCCCACGGTCCTGTTCACGGTCTTCGTGTCCACGATCGGCGGCCTCACCCTGTTCGCCGAGCCGGTCATGTTCGCCGGCAACCGCATGGACGGCGGCACCACCGGCCAGTTCCAGACGATCGCCATGTACATCGTCGAGCAGGGGTTCAGGAACTTCGACTACGGCTACGCGGCGGCCGCCGCCTGGCTGCTGTTCGTCCTCATCCTCCTCGGCGTCGGGCTCAACTACACGCTCGCCCGCAGGATCGGAGGCTCACGATGA
- a CDS encoding carbohydrate ABC transporter permease, giving the protein MSAITSPAAGTRDRRDPFRATPLTKIGLGVTLVLSIFPIYWMIIIASRTNSDAVDVPPPLLPGGNLGENVRRVLATEDAHFLAGLLNSLVVTSAVTVSVVVISTFAGFAFARLRFRGRNLLLGSILLTMMVPLQQMGVVPLYQLMVELGWVGSLKAVILPYLLNGFGVFMMTQYTEQAVPEELVEAARVDGASTLRVWWNVILPAVRPGMAVLALQTFMLNWNEFMWPLIVLTPENPTVQVSISFLTAAHSTDYVLIFTGTALSVLPLVVVFLAFGRQIVGGLMEGAVKA; this is encoded by the coding sequence ATGAGCGCGATCACCTCCCCCGCGGCGGGGACGCGCGACCGGCGGGACCCGTTCCGCGCCACGCCGCTCACCAAAATCGGGCTCGGCGTCACGCTCGTCCTGTCGATCTTCCCGATCTACTGGATGATCATCATCGCCTCGCGGACCAACTCCGACGCCGTGGACGTGCCGCCCCCGCTGCTGCCGGGCGGCAACCTCGGCGAGAACGTCCGCAGGGTGCTCGCCACCGAGGACGCCCACTTCCTCGCCGGCCTGCTCAACTCGCTGGTCGTCACCTCGGCCGTGACGGTGTCGGTCGTGGTCATCTCGACGTTCGCGGGCTTCGCGTTCGCCCGGCTGCGCTTCCGCGGCAGGAACCTGCTGCTCGGCTCGATCCTGCTGACGATGATGGTGCCGCTCCAGCAGATGGGCGTGGTGCCGCTCTACCAGCTCATGGTGGAGCTCGGCTGGGTCGGGTCGCTCAAGGCCGTGATCCTGCCGTACCTGCTGAACGGCTTCGGCGTGTTCATGATGACGCAGTACACCGAGCAGGCCGTGCCCGAGGAGCTGGTGGAGGCGGCCCGGGTGGACGGCGCGTCCACGCTGCGCGTCTGGTGGAACGTGATCCTACCCGCCGTGCGGCCCGGCATGGCGGTCCTCGCGCTGCAGACGTTCATGCTCAACTGGAACGAGTTCATGTGGCCGCTGATCGTCCTCACCCCCGAGAACCCCACGGTGCAGGTGTCGATCAGTTTCCTCACCGCGGCGCACAGCACGGACTACGTGCTCATCTTCACCGGCACCGCCCTGTCGGTGCTCCCTCTCGTCGTCGTTTTCCTCGCGTTCGGCCGGCAGATCGTCGGCGGTCTCATGGAAGGTGCGGTCAAGGCGTGA
- a CDS encoding polysialyltransferase family glycosyltransferase, with product MTQVFYSSTLFGAMTLAAAMDAGRFGGHDGRRVLLVSNNAAIPEVTPSLDEAPGFAALRSRFDEVRSWNEIIAPLHPSDWKARIIEVPMLSRLITAALRLEDGPAELVVESVAVPPARTVAALVRDCPMTVYSDGLMSYGPTRDPLPQEISGRITRLLHLDLVPELTPLLLAEVGVQPDPLPDAAFLGVLERMPLPEGLSGRAVILGQYLSALDIVTAEEEAGLHAAMLRGLAARGITDVLFKPHPAAGRRHGQEMREAADALGVKLSVAGETVPAELCFLAARPELVVGCFSTALMTARRLFGIPVATMGCDLVLQRLTPYENSNRVPVTIVDATVPRLDEDGSISDPPPVDLSALVQAVGFCMQSEHYPQLREVAADYIAANGAQARYFKNRRLASVGLTPAAPSQKRSPLGRLRRVLSR from the coding sequence GTGACCCAGGTCTTCTACAGCTCCACGCTCTTCGGGGCGATGACGCTCGCCGCCGCGATGGACGCCGGGAGGTTCGGCGGCCACGACGGCCGCAGGGTCCTGCTGGTGTCCAACAACGCCGCGATCCCCGAGGTCACCCCGTCGCTGGACGAGGCGCCCGGCTTCGCGGCGCTGCGGTCCCGGTTCGACGAGGTCCGCTCGTGGAACGAGATCATCGCGCCGCTGCACCCGTCGGACTGGAAGGCGCGGATCATCGAGGTGCCGATGCTGTCGCGCCTGATCACCGCGGCGCTGCGGCTGGAGGACGGCCCGGCCGAGCTGGTCGTGGAGTCGGTGGCCGTGCCGCCCGCCCGGACGGTGGCGGCCCTGGTCCGCGACTGCCCGATGACCGTCTACTCCGACGGCCTGATGAGCTACGGGCCCACCCGTGACCCGCTGCCGCAGGAGATCTCCGGCCGCATCACCCGCCTGCTGCACCTGGACCTGGTCCCGGAGCTGACCCCGCTGCTGCTGGCGGAGGTCGGCGTCCAGCCCGACCCGCTGCCGGACGCCGCGTTCCTCGGCGTGCTGGAGCGCATGCCCCTCCCGGAGGGCCTGTCCGGCCGCGCGGTGATCCTCGGCCAGTACCTGTCGGCCCTGGACATCGTCACGGCCGAGGAGGAGGCCGGGCTGCACGCCGCGATGCTGCGGGGGCTGGCCGCGCGCGGGATCACCGACGTGCTGTTCAAGCCGCACCCGGCGGCGGGCCGCCGCCACGGCCAGGAGATGCGCGAGGCCGCCGACGCGCTCGGCGTGAAGCTCTCGGTGGCGGGCGAGACCGTGCCCGCCGAGCTGTGCTTCCTGGCGGCGCGTCCCGAGCTGGTGGTGGGCTGCTTCTCCACGGCGCTGATGACCGCCCGCCGCCTGTTCGGGATCCCGGTCGCCACGATGGGCTGCGATCTGGTCCTGCAGCGGCTGACGCCGTACGAGAACAGCAACCGGGTGCCCGTCACGATCGTGGACGCCACCGTGCCGCGGCTGGACGAGGACGGCTCCATCTCCGACCCGCCCCCGGTGGACCTGTCCGCGCTGGTCCAGGCGGTCGGCTTCTGCATGCAGAGCGAGCACTACCCGCAGCTGCGCGAGGTCGCCGCGGACTACATCGCGGCCAACGGCGCGCAGGCCCGCTACTTCAAGAACCGCCGCCTGGCCTCGGTGGGCCTGACCCCCGCGGCCCCGTCCCAGAAGCGCTCGCCCCTCGGCCGGCTACGCCGCGTCCTGTCACGCTGA